One window of Theropithecus gelada isolate Dixy chromosome 4, Tgel_1.0, whole genome shotgun sequence genomic DNA carries:
- the FGD2 gene encoding FYVE, RhoGEF and PH domain-containing protein 2, producing the protein MKEASEEKLASVSNLVTVFENSRTPEAAPRGHRLEDAHHHPECRPPRSPGPWEKLNVGEAMGSEPRTVSGRYLNSLKNKLSSGAWRKSCQPVTLSGSGMQEPEKKIVQELLETEQAYVARLHLLDQVFFQELLRAARRSKAFPEDVVRVIFSNISSIYQFHSQFFLPELQRRLDDWTANPRIGDVIQKLAPFLKMYSEYVKNFERAAELLATWTEKSPLFQEVLTRIQSSEASGSLTLQHHMLEPVQRIPRYELLLKEYVQKLPAQAPDRADAQKALDMIFSAAQHSNAAITEMERLQDLWEVYQRLGLEDDIVDPSNTLLREGPVFKISFRRNDPMERYLFLFNNMLLYCVPRVIQVGAQFQVRTRIDVAGMKVRELMDAEFPHSFLVSGKQRTLELQARSQEEKISWMQAFQAAVDQIEKRNETFKAAAQGPEGDTQEQELQSEELGLRAPQWVRDKMVTMCMRCQEPFNALTRRRHHCRACGYVVCARCSDYRAELKYNDNRPNRVCLHCYTFLTGNVLPEAKEDKRRGILEKGSSATPDQSLMCSFLQLIGDKWGKSGPRGWCVIPRDDPLVLYVYAAPQDMRAHTSIPLLGYQVTVGPQGDPRVFQLQQSGQLYTFKAETEELKGRWMKAMEQAASGWSPSWPNDGDLSD; encoded by the exons ATGAAGGAGGCAAGTGAGGAGAAGCTGGCGTCTGTGTCCAACCTGGTCACTGTGTTTGAGAATAGCAG GACTCCAGAAGCAGCACCCAGAGGCCACAGGCTAGAGGACGCGCATCACCACCCTGAGTGCAGGCCTCCCAGGTCCCCAGGACCATGGGAGAAGCTGAATGTTGGGGAGGCCATGGGGTCTGAGCCCAGGACAGTCAGCGGGAGGTACCTGAACTCCCTGAAGAACAAGCTGTCCAGTGGAGCCTGGAGGAAATCTTGCCAGCCTGTGACCCTCTCAGGATCGGGGATGCAG GAGCCGGAGAAGAAGATCGTCCAGGAGCTGCTGGAGACAGAGCAGGCCTACGTGGCACGCCTCCACCTGCTAGACCAG GTGTTTTTCCAGGAGCTGCTGAGGGCGGCCCGCAGGAGCAAGGCCTTCCCCGAGGACGTGGTCAGGGTCATCTTCTCCAACATCTCCTCCATCTATCAGTTCCATTCTCAGTTCTTCCTCCCAGAGCTGCAGCGGCGCCTGGATGACTG GACAGCCAACCCCCGCATCGGCGATGTGATACAGAAGCTGGCCCCCTTCCTGAAGATGTACAGTGAGTATGTCAAGAACTTTGAGCGAGCGGCTGAGCTGCTGGCCACCTGGACCGAGAAGTCTCCACTCTTCCAGGAGGTTCTCACTCGCATCCAG AGCAGTGAGGCTTCGGGCAGCCTGACCCTGCAGCACCACATGCTGGAACCAGTGCAGAGAATTCCACGCTACGAGCTGCTGCTCAAGGAGTACGTCCAGAAGCTGCCAGCCCAGGCCCCAGACCGGGCCGATGCTCAGA AAGCCCTGGACATGATCTTCTCAGCTGCCCAGCACTCCAATGCAGCCATCACTGAGATG GAGCGGCTGCAGGACCTGTGGGAGGTGTACCAGCGCCTGGGCCTCGAGGACGACATAGTAGACCCTTCTAACACCCTGCTCCGTGAGGGTCCGGTCTTCAAGATCTCCTTCCGCCGCAACGACCCCATGGAGCGCTACCTTTTCTTG TTCAACAACATGCTGCTCTACTGCGTGCCCAGGGTGATCCAGGTGGGTGCCCAGTTCCAGGTGAGGACCCGCATCGACGTGGCCGGGATGAAG GTGCGGGAGCTGATGGACGCTGAGTTCCCCCACTCCTTCCTGGTGTCTGGGAAGCAGCGCACTCTGGAGCTGCAAGCCCG GTCCCAGGAGGAAAAGATTTCCTGGATGCAG GCCTTCCAAGCAGCTGTTGACCAAATTGAGAAGCGGAATGAAACCTTCAAGGCTGCGGCCCAGGGGCCTGAGGGAGACACCCAGGAGCAGGAG CTGCAGTCTGAGGAGCTGGGCCTCCGAGCACCACAGTGGGTCCGGGACAAGATGGTGACCATGTGCATGCGCTGCCAGGAGCCCTTCAACGCTCTGACGCGCCGTCGCCACCACTGCCGGGCCTGCGGCTAC GTGGTGTGTGCGAGGTGCTCCGACTACCGGGCCGAGCTGAAATATAACGACAATAGGCCAAACCGAGTCTGCCTCCACTGCTACACATTCCTCACTGGAAACGTGCTCCCTGAGGCCAAGGAGGACAAGAGGCGGGGCATCCTGGAG AAAGGGTCCTCAGCCACGCCTGACCAGAGCCTGATGTGCAGCTTCCTGCAGCTCATCGGGGACAAGTGGGGCAAGAGTGGCCCCCGGGGCTGGTGTGTGATCCCTCGGGATGACCCCCTTGTGCTCTATGTCTACGCTGCCCCTCAG GACATGAGGGCTCACACCTCCATCCCCCTGCTGGGCTACCAGGTGACCGTTGGGCCCCAGGGGGACCCTCGGGTCTTCCAGCTACAGCAGTCAGGCCAACTCTACACTTTCAAGGCCGAGACAGAGGAGCTGAAGGGCCGCTGGATGAAGGCCATGGAGCAGGCGGCCAGTGGATGGAGTCCCAGCTGGCCCAATGACGGGGACCTGTCCGACTGA